GGTCGATGACGAGCCGCAGATCGTCCGCGCCCTCGTGATCAACCTGAAGGCGCGCAAATACGAGGTCGACGCCGCCCCCGACGGGGCCACCGCGCTCAGGCTCGCGGCCGCCCGCCATCCCGATGTCATCGTTCTCGACCTCGGTCTGCCCGATATGGACGGCGTCGAGGTGATCAAGGGGCTGCGGGGCTGGACGCGGGTGCCGATCCTGGTGCTCTCCGCGCGGCAGACCTCCGACGAGAAGGTGGAGGCGCTGGACGCCGGCGCGGACGACTACGTCACCAAGCCGTTCGGCATGGACGAGCTGCTGGCCCGGCTGCGGGCGGCGGTGCGCAGGGCCGAGCCGACCGGTCCTGCCGACGCCGAGGTGATCGTGGAGACGGAAGGTTTCTCCGTCGATCTCGCCGCGAAGAAGGTCAACCGCGGCGGCCGGGACATCCGGCTGACCCCCACCGAGTGGCATCTGCTGGAGGTCCTGGTCCGCAACGCGGGCCGGCTCGTCAGCCAGAAGCAGCTGCTCCAGGAGGTCTGGGGGCCCTCGTACGGCACGGAGACCAACTATCTGCGGGTGTACATGGCCCAGCTCCGCCGCAAGCTGGAGAGCGATCCCTCGCACCCCAAGCACTTCATCACGGAGCCGGGGATGGGGTACCGCTTCGAGCAGTGAGGCGCCGGCTCCGGCCGGACCCGCCGGCCCCCGCGGCCGGGTGCGGCTTTGTGAGGCGGGTGCGCAGTCCGTATGCGGGCCGTGATCTGGGGACCCGGCCACCGGTACGCTGGGGCCATGAGTGCTGGGACCCGTTCCGAGAAGCCGGCCGGTCGTTTCCGCCGGCTGCTCGACAGGCTGTCCTCCTCCGAGGAGGAGTTGCAGTCCGCCGAGCTGCAGCAGGATGCGCAGGACGCGGGGTGCACCCGCATCTGCGACTGCGACGACCGGCAGATAGTAAAGGTCACCGGCACCCTGCGGCATGTCACGCTGCGGCCCCGTGCCGGTGTGCCCGCGCTCGAGGCGGAGCTGTTCGACGGCTCCGCGGCGCTCGACGTGGTGTGGCTCGGACGCCGCTCCATCGTCGGGATCGAGCCGGGCCGCAAGCTCATCGCCTCGGGCCGGGTCTCCCTGAGCCACGGACGCCGGGTGCTCTTCAATCCGAAGTACGAACTCCGACCGCTCGGACAGGAGTAGCCGGTGACGTCTCACGACCGACCGACCACTGACGCGGATGCCGCCCCCGATGCCTCCGCAGACCCCACGCCCGGCCCGGCCGACCAGGGCGCCCAAGGAGCCGCCGACGGCAGGAAGGTGACCGAGGCGGCGCTGTTCGAGGCGTTCGGCGGCGTGCGCGGCATGGTGGAGACCGTGGTCCCCGGCCTGCTGTTCGTCACGATCTTCACGGTCAACAAGGACCTGCACATCTCGGCGATCGCCGCACTGGCCGTCTCGCTGGTGCTGGCGGCGGTCCGCCTGATCCGCCGGGACACCGTCAAGCACGCCTTCAGCGGCGTCTTCGGCGTGGCCTTCGGCGTGGTCTTCGCGATGATGACCGGCAACGCCAAGGACTTCTACCTGCCGGGCATGCTCTACACCCTCGGGCTGTCCCTCGCCTACATGCTCACCACGCTCGCGGGTGTCCCGCTGATCGGGCTGATCCTGGGGCCGGTGTTCAAGGAGAACCTCTCCTGGCGCACCCGCAACCCGGGCCGCAAGAAGGCGTACGCCAAGGCCAGCTGGGCCTGGGGGCTGATCCTCTTCGCCAAGTGCGCGATCCTCTTCCCGCTGTACTGGTGGGCGGACACCACCCAGCTCGGCTGGATACTGATCGCGCTGAAGATCCCGCCGTTCCTGCTCGCGGTCTATCTCACGTGGGTCTTCCTGGCGAAGGCGCCGCCGCCGATCGACGTCTTCGCGGAGATGGAGGCGAAGGAGAAGGCCGAGCAGGAGGCGGAGGAGCGGCGCCGCGGCGAGCGCGAGGTGCTCGACCGGGTTGCCGACGACCTCTACCAGGGCATGGCGGCCGAGGCCGCCGAGGAGGCCGCCGACGAGCGGCCGCGGCGGGCCCGTCACCGGCGCTGACCCACCGGCGGACGGCACGCACACACCAACGCCGGGGGCCCGGGAACCGCTTGGTTCCCGGGCCCCCGGCGTTTCGTATCCGGCCGGTGGTGCGGCCCCGGCGGCGGACGGCCGCCATCCGCCGCGTACCCGGCGGACCGCCGGACGGTGCTACGCGTCCTCGCGCCGCACCGACAGCAGGTCCTCCAGCTGCTCCTCGCGCGACTGGGCCGCGACGAACAGCAGCTCGTCGCCGGCCTCGAGCGCGTCCTCCTTGTTGGGCGTGAGCACCCGCGTACCGCGGATGATCGTCACCAGGGAGGTGTCCTCGGGCCACTCGACATCGCCGACCCGGGTGCCGGCCAGCGCGGCCTCCGGGGGCAGCGTCAACTCGACGAGGTTGGCGTCACCGTGGCTGAAGCGCAGCAGCCGTACCAGGTCGCCGACGCTCACCGCCTCTTCGACCAGGGCCGACATCAGACGCGGCGTGGAGACCGCGACATCGACGCCCCAGGACTCGTTGAACAGCCACTCGTTCTTCGGGTTGTTGACCCGGGCGACCACCCGCGGCACGCCGTACTCGGTCTTGGCGAGCAGCGAGACGACGAGGTTGACCTTGTCGTCGCCGGTCGCCGCGATGACGACGTTGCAGCGCTGGAGCGCCGCCTCGTCGAGCGAGGTGATCTCGCAGGCGTCTGCCAGCAGCCACTCCGCCAGCGGCACCCGCTCGACCGAGATGGCGGTCGGCGCCTTGTCGATGAGCAGGATCTCGTGCCCGTTCTCCAGCAGCTCGCCGGCGATGGAACGGCCCACCGCGCCGGCGCCCGCAATCGCGACCCTCATGCGTGCGCCCCCTCAGGACCCGTGGCGAATGCCGCTTCGACCTTCTCGACCTCGTCGGTGCGCATCATCACATGCACCAGATCGCCTTCTTGGAGCACCGTCTGCGAGGTCGGCAGCATCGCCTCGCCCAGCCGGGTGAGGAAGGCGACGCGGACGCCGGTCTCCTCCTGGAGGGTGCTGATCTTGTGTCCGACCCAGGAGGCGGCGGTGTGCACCTCGGCGAGCTGGACGCCGCCGCTGGGGTCCCGCCACAGCGGTTCGGCGCCCGACGGCAGCAGCCGGCGCAGCATCTGGTCGGCCGTCCAGCGGACGGTGGCGACGGTCGGGATGCCGAGACGCTGGTAGACCTCGGCGCGGCGCGGGTCGTAGATACGGGCGGCCACATTCTCGACACCGAACATCTCACGGGCCACCCGGGCGGCGATGATGTTGGAGTTGTCACCGCTGGAGACGGCGGCGAACGCGCCCGCCTCCTCGATACCGGCCTCGCGCAGCGTGTCCTGGTCGAAGCCGACGCCGGTCACCCGGCGGCCGCCGAAGGACGAACCCAGGCGACGGAACGCTGTCGGGTCCTGGTCCACCACGGCGATGGTGTGCCCCTGGCTCTCCAGGGTCTGCGCAAGCGCGGAGCCCACGCGCCCGCACCCCATGATGACGATGTGCATGCTGATTACCCCGTGCCCTGTACTAGCGCGCTGACCTGCACAAACACCCTGCTCACTACTTTCTTCTCCCAGTACCGGCGACACGAAGCCACGGCTCGCGACAGGACCGGGCGCGTCAGCGGGGGCGCTGGGCGCACCGTGGTCCGGTACAACCGTAGCCGTAATGGCGCTCCTGGTACGGGGCGCGGTGGGCCGTGGTCGGATGCGGATCCGCCCCGTCCGCGCGACGGCATCTCGCGCCGGGCTGCGCCGTCCGGCGCCCGTAAGGCAGGCTACGAGGTGTGCCCAACCTGCCTCTCCAGCCCCAACAGGGCTACTGCACCCCGCACATGGTGGTCTGCGGCGATGACGCCCTGGCGCATCGGCTCGCCGCCGAACTCCGGGACGTCTACGGCGAACGGGTGACGCTCGTCGTCCCCTCCGCCCGCGAGCGGCACCGCCCCCGTATTCCGCCGCCGGCCGGCGCCCTCGAACGGGCCGGCGCGCTGCTGGGCCGGGTGTCGGCGGCGATGACGCGTACGACGCCGCTGCCGCCCGAGGAGGCCGCTGACGGCGCGGAACCGCCGGAGGAAACCGTGCGGGTCCTGGAGGCGGCGCAGCCGGACGACGCGGCGCTGATCGAGGCGGGCATCGTCGAGGCGGGCGCACTGGCGCTGGTCTATGACGACGATGAGCTCAATATCCACGCCGCCCTGCGCGCCCGCCGGCTCAACCCGCGGCTGCGGCTGGTCATCCGGCTCTACAACCGCAAACTCGGCCAGCATCTGGAGGAGTTGCTCGACCAGGCGGCGGCGGTCGCCGCGCTGGGCACCGAGGACGCCGGGGACGCGGAGGCCGTCGACGCGTCCACGACCGTGCTGTCCGACGCCGACACCGTGGCCCCCGCCCTGGCGGCCACCGCGGTCGCCGGGACCAGCAAGGTCATCGAGGCGGACGGGCTGCTGCTGCGGGCCGTGGAGCGGGCGCCGGTGCCTCCGGGGCGGCCCGGCGGTCCGGGGCTGTGCACCCTGGCGCTGCTGTCCGCCTCCGCCAACGACCCGGAGGAGGCGCCGAGTTCGGCCTCCGGCGACGAGGGGCCCGTGCTGCTGCCGGACGACGCAGCGGCCGCGGCCTCCGTCGGCTGCGGCACCGTCGTCCTGGAGACCGTCTCCTATACGGGACGGCCGGTGCGCCCCCGCGGACTGCGCGGCCGGGGCGCGCCGCTCGCCTCGCTCTTCTCCCGGCGGCTGCGCTGGTCCCTGGCGGGGGTCGTCGGCGCGGTGGTGGCGCTCGCCGTCGCCGGGTCCCTGACCACCGGCGAGGACCCGGTGCACGCCGCCTACCTCTCGCTGCTGGACCTCTTTGCAATCAACGAGCCGGCGATCCACGATCCGACGCCCCGCAAGGTGCTGCAACTGCTGTCCGGGCTGACCGGGCTGTTGCTGCTGCCGGTGCTGGTCGCGGCGGCGTTCGAGGGGCTCGGCACCTTCCGCAGTGCCTCGGCGCTGCGCCGCCCGCCGCGCGGTCTGTCGGGTCATGTGGTGCTGCTCGGCCTCGGCAAGGTCGGCACCCGGGTACTGGCACGGTTGCATGAGATGGGCATCCCCGTGGTGTGTATCGAGGGCGACCCGGACGCACGGGGCATCGCGCTGGCCCGCCGGCTGCGGGTGCCGACCGTACTGGGCGATGTCACACAAGAAGGTGTCCTGGAAGCCGCGATGATCGAGCGGGCGGCCACCCTGCTCGCCCTGACCAGTGAGGACACCACCAATCTGGAGGCCGCCCTCTACGGCCGCTCGGTCAAGCCGCGGCTGCGGGTGACCCTGCGGCTGTTCGACGACCGGTTCGCCACGGCCGTCTACCGCACCCTGCGCGCCGCCCACCCACGGGCGCTGACCCGTAGCCGGAGCGTCACATATCTGGCCGCGCCCGCCTTCGCCGGCGCGATGATGGGCCGGCAGATCCTCGGGGCCATCCCGGTCGAGCGCCGGGTACTGCTGGTCGCCCGCGTCGAGGTACGCGGGAACATGGCGCTGGAGGGCCGTACGGTCGCCGAGGTGCTCCGGCCGGGGCGGCTGCGGGTGCTGGCGGTCGACACCTCCGCCCCCGACGGCCCGGAGACGGACGGTGCGCCCGCCGCGCCCCCGCCGGACGCCGAGCGCGAGCCGGCGCATCTGGTGCACGAACTCGGAGACGGCTATGTCCTCCGGCCGCAGGACCGGGTGCTGCTGGTCGCCACCCGGCAGGGGCTGGGCGATCTGCATGCCCGGCGCCCCCGCCCCGCGGGCGCCGGGGCCCGGCAGGGGTGACGGCGGTGACCGCGGCAGCGACCTCCCACGACCTTCCACATGACTACGCCGTGACCCGTCACCTCACCTCACTGTGACTTGCGCATCGCACCCCGTGACGGGTGACGTCAATTCGTGACGGGCCTCGTCATTCTCGTGACGGCTCGAGTCGCCTCCCGTGACGAATCCCACGGAGTCGGACTGCCGGGGACATGCCGTGCGCCCGACGTGCGGATCTTGTGGAGGTGAGGGGGCGCGATGCCCCTTCAGCAGGCCGGACGCGTCCTGCTCGCGCCGCCGTGCTCCCCGTCGACGCCACCCGTTCCGGTAGCGGGTGGGCTTAGGCCTTGACGAAGGCTTAGCATCCTCTGCGTGTCCAAACTGACCGACGTGCCCAAACGGATCTTGATCGGGCGCGCACTGCGCAGCGACAAGCTCGGGGAGACCCTGCTTTCCAAGCGCATCGCACTCCCCGTCTTCGCCTCCGACCCGCTCTCCTCCGTGGCCTATGCACCGGGCGAGGTGCTGCTCGTCCTGTCCGTCGCGGGTGTGTCTGCGTACAGCTTCAGCCCCTGGATCGCGGTCGCGGTCGTGGTGCTGATGTTCACCGTCGTCGCGTCGTACCGGCAGAACGTGCACGCCTACCCGAGCGGCGGTGGTGACTACGAGGTCGCCAACACCAACCTCGGTCCCAAGGCCGGCCTCACCGTCGCCAGTGCACTGCTCGTCGACTATGTGCTGACCGTCGCGGTCTCCATCTCCTCCGGAGTGGAGAACCTGGGCTCCGCGATCCCGTTCGTCGTCGAGCACAAGACCCTGTGCGCGGTCGCCATCATCGTGCTGCTGACGCTGATGAACCTGCGCGGCGTCAAGGAGTCGGGCAAGCTCTTCGCGATCCCGACCTACGTCTTCGTGGCCGGCGTCTTCATCATGATCATCTGGGGTGTGATCCGCGGCGTCGTCATGGGCGACACGATGAAGGCCCCCACCGCCGACTTCACCATCCACGCCGAACAGGGCGGCCTGGCCGGCTTCGCCCTGGTCTTCCTGCTGCTGCGGGCCTTCTCCTCCGGCTGTGCCGCGCTCACCGGCGTCGAGGCGATCTCCAACGGCGTCCCGGCCTTCCGCAAGCCGAAGTCCAAGAACGCCGCGACCACCCTGGCCCTCATGGGCGGCCTGGCCGTCACCATGTTCTGCGGCATCATCGGCCTGGCCATGGCCACCCACGTCAGGATGGCGGAGACCCCCGCCAAGGACCTGTTCGAGAACGGCAAGCCGCTCGGCGCCGGCTACACCCAGGACCCGGTCATCTCGCAGGTCGCCTCCGCGGTCTTCGGCAACGGCTCGTTCCTCTTCATCGTGCTCGCCGCCGCCACCGCCCTGGTGCTGTTCCTGGCCGCCAACACCGCCTACAACGGCTTCCCGCTGCTCGGCTCGATCCTCGCCCAGGACCGCTACCTGCCGCGCCAGCTGCACACCCGCGGCGACCGCCTGGCGTTCTCCAACGGCATCGTCCTGCTGGCCGGCGCGGCCGCGATCCTCGTCTACCTCTACGGCGCGGACTCCACCCGCCTCATCCAGCTCTACATCGTCGGCGTCTTCGTCTCCTTCACGCTCAGCCAGATCGGCATGGTCCGTCACTGGAACCGCCACCTGCTCACCGAGCAGGAGCCGGCCAAGCGCCGCCGAATGCACCGCTCGCGCGCCATCAACGCCTTCGGTGCCTTCTTCACCGGCCTGGTCCTGGTCGTCGTCCTCCTGACGAAGTTCACCCACGGCGCCTGGGTGGCGCTCCTCGGCATGGTCATCTTCTTCGTGACCATGTCCGCGATCCGCCGCCACTACGACCGGGTCGCCGACGAGATCGCCGCCGAGGACACCCCCGACGACGACGTGGTCCGCCCCTCCCGGGTGCACTCCCTCGTGCTGGTCTCCAAGGTGCACAAGCCCACCCTGCGAGCCCTGAACTACGCCAAGCTGATGCGCTCCGACACCCTCGAAGCGGTCAGCGTGGACGTGGACCAGGCCGACACCAAGGCCCTGCGGGAGGAGTGGGAGCGCCGCGGCATCGAGGTGCCGCTGAAGGTCCTGGCCTCCCCGTACCGCGAGATCACCCGGCCGATCATCGACTACGTCAAGTCGCTGCGCCGGGAGAGCCCGCGCGCCGCCGTCTCCGTCTACATCCCGGAGTACGTCGTCGGCCACTGGTACGAACACCTCCTCCACAACCAGAGCGCCCTGCGCCTCAAGGGCCGGCTGCTGTTCACCCCCGGCGTCATGGTCACCTCCGTGCCCTGGCAGCTGGACTCCTCCGAGGCCGCCAAGCTCCGCGCCCGCAAGCGCGCGGAGTGGAACGCCCCGGGTGCGGTCCGCCGCGGACCGGTCGCCCAGCCGAAGAAGGAAAAGGCGGCCACGAAGAAGTAGGCGGGCAAGCGGGCTGCCCGGCGGGACGCGACGGGCTAAGCCCCGAGGGGGCAACGGGCGGCACAGAGGTGCGGGCCACAAGCCCGCAAGGGGTGCCGGTCGTGCCCCGGGGCTTGTGCCCCCTACGGGCACGATCTCGACGGCGCACGGGGCCGTGCCGTGTCCCCTACGGGCACCACCTGGACGAATCACCGGGCCGGGGCATGACACGGTGGGACGTAGACTTGACGGTCGGCATCCCGCCGTACCGCCCCGGCACCACCCACCTCAGGAGCCCTCCCGCCATGCAGGCAGAACCGAAGAAATCGCTGGTCGGCGAGGAGTACGAGGTCGAGGTCGGCCCGGTCGCACACGGCGGCCACTGCATTGCCCGCACCGACGAGGGCCAGGTCCTCTTCGTACGGCACGCCCTGCCCGGCGAGCGCGTCACGGCGCGTATCACCGACGGTGAGGAGGGCGCCCGCTTCCTGCGCGCGGATGCCGTCTCCATCCACACCCCCTCCAAGGACCGGGTCGAGGCCCCCTGCCCGTTCTCCGGCCCCGGCAAGTGCGGCGGCTGCGACTGGCAGCACGCCGCGCCCGGCGCCCAGCGCCGCCTGAAGGCCTCGGTCATCGCCGAACAGCTGGAACGGCTGGCCGGGCTGTCGCCGGACGACGCCCACTGGGACGGCACGGTCGAGCCCGCCCCCGGCGACAAGGTCGCCAAGGGCGAGGTGCCCGCCTGGCGCACCCGCGTCCAGTACGCCGTCGACGCCGACGGCCACGCGGGCCTGCGCAAGCACCGCTCGCACGACGTCGAGCCGGTCACCCACTGCATGATCGCCGCCCCGGAGGTCTCCGAACTGGGCATCGAGAAGCGCGAGTGGCCCCAGATCGCCACCGTCGAGGCGATCGCCGCCACCGGCTCCCACGACCGCCAGGTCATCCTCACTCCCAAGCCCGGCGGCCGCCTCCCGATCGTCGAACTCGACAAGCCCGTCTCCGTCCTGCGCATCGGCGAGAAGGACGAACAGGTCCACCGCGTCCACGGCCGCCCCTTCGTCCGCGAACGCGCCGCCGGCCGCACCTGGCGCGTCGGCAACGGCGGCTTCTGGCAGGTCCATCCGAAGGCCGCCGACCTCCTCGTCGAGGCCGTCATGCAGGGCCTGATGCCCAAGAAGGGCGATATGGCCCTCGACCTGTACTGCGGCGTCGGCCTCTTCGCCGGCGCCCTCGCCGAACGCGTCGGCGACAAGGGCGCGGTCCTCGGCATCGAATCCGGTAAGCGCGCCGTCGAGGACGCCCGCCACAACCTCCAGGACCTCGACCGCGTCCGCATCGAACACGGCACGGTCGACCAGATCCTGCCCCGCACCGGCATCACCGACGTCGACCTCGTCGTCCTCGACCCTCCCCGCGCCGGCGCCGGCAAGAAGACCGTCGCCCACCTCGCCTCCCTCACCCCCCGCCGCATCGCCTACGTCGCCTGCGACCCGGCCGCCCTGGCCCGCGACCTCAAGTACTTCAGCGAGGCGGGCTACCGACCGCGACGGATGCGGGCGTTCGATCTGTTTCCGATGACGCATCATGTGGAGTGCGTTGTGGTGCTGGAGAAGGCAACTAAGGGCGCCTGACCTGCGGTTTTCCCCGTGCGCGTGGTGCGCGGTGTGGACGTTACGGGCGATATCTCGACGCGTACCTCACGGCCAGCGGCGAAACCTTCAGCGGAGCGGGAGGACAGCACCAACGCTCCATGCATCCACCACGGTCCACCCTCGCAGGCGGCCTACCGTTGGAAGTGTGCCGACTCGGGACACATCATCGGAAGGGCGCCTGCCTTGTGGGTGCCCAGTGACCACGTGGTCCGGCGACGTAGGGGTCCGGGATGGCTCGAACCACCGCGGACGTACCCCCAAGTCGTGCCGCACCCATAGGATCGTGTAAGTTCTTCGAGTTGCCACAGAGCCGGAACGGTTCCGCGGCGACCATCCCGCCGCTTCGCGGCACCCACTACTGCACGGCCCCTCACTGGGAAAGATTTCGGCATGCCGAAATTCGAACCGTGACGTGATTATGCGTCAACGAGGAATTCCGCTAAAGTAGTGAGCACGCCGAAAGGCGCGGCAGTTCAAATAGCCGCACCCCAGGCGGACCCCCTCCGACGGGGAATCGGAAACGAATTCGGACCGGCAACGGAACGAAATCGGGCCTGATAGAGTCGGAAAGGCCGGAAAGCGAAAGCCGAACGGCCGACCCCGCTCCGACAGGGGCCAGAGACGGAAACGGATCTGGTAGAGTCGAAAACGCGAAGAAGCCGAAAGGCGGAAACGCACCGGCGAAAATCGGGCCCGCAAGGATCTGATAGAGTCGGAAACGCAAGACCGAAGGGAAGCGCCCGGAGATCCTGGTGAAACAGGAACAAAGGAAGCGTCCGTTCCTTGAGAACTCAACAGCGTGCCAAAAGTCAACGCCAGATATGTTGATACCCCGTCCACCGGAGACACTCCGGGGGATGAGGTTCCTTTGAAAGCCCACCACGGCCCATGGGGTCGGGGTGGCACACACAGCGAGGACGCTGTGAACGACCGGACCTATTCCGTCTGGTCGTTCCGCTCTCGTGTGTGTTGACCCGATTACGGGTAAACATTCACGGAGAGTTTGATCCTGGCTCAGGACGAACGCTGGCGGCGTGCTTAACACATGCAAGTCGAACGATGAACCTCCTTCGGGAGGGGATTAGTGGCGAACGGGTGAGTAACACGTGGGCAATCTGCCCTTCACTCTGGGACAAGCCCTGGAAACGGGGTCTAATACCGGATACGACACACGACCGCATGGTCTGTGTGTGGAAAGCTCCGGCGGTGAAGGATGAGCCCGCGGCCTATCAGCTTGTTGGTGGGGTGATGGCCTACCAAGGCGACGACGGGTAGCCGGCCTGAGAGGGCGACCGGCCACACTGGGACTGAGACACGGCCCAGACTCCTACGGGAGGCAGCAGTGGGGAATATTGCACAATGGGCGAAAGCCTGATGCAGCGACGCCGCGTGAGGGATGACGGCCTTCGGGTTGTAAACCTCTTTCAGCAGGGAAGAAGCGAGAGTGACGGTACCTGCAGAAGAAGCGCCGGCTAACTACGTGCCAGCAGCCGCGGTAATACGTAGGGCGCAAGCGTTGTCCGGAATTATTGGGCGTAAAGAGCTCGTAGGCGGCTTGTCACGTCGGATGTGAAAGCCCGGGGCTTAACCCCGGGTCTGCATTCGATACGGGCAGGCTAGAGTTCGGTAGGGGAGATCGGAATTCCTGGTGTAGCGGTGAAATGCGCAGATATCAGGAGGAACACCGGTGGCGAAGGCGGATCTCTGGGCCGATACTGACGCTGAGGAGCGAAAGCGTGGGGAGCGAACAGGATTAGATACCCTGGTAGTCCACGCCGTAAACGTTGGGAACTAGGTGTGGGCGACATTCCACGTCGTCCGTGCCGCAG
This Streptomyces decoyicus DNA region includes the following protein-coding sequences:
- a CDS encoding response regulator, translated to MNRVLVVDDEPQIVRALVINLKARKYEVDAAPDGATALRLAAARHPDVIVLDLGLPDMDGVEVIKGLRGWTRVPILVLSARQTSDEKVEALDAGADDYVTKPFGMDELLARLRAAVRRAEPTGPADAEVIVETEGFSVDLAAKKVNRGGRDIRLTPTEWHLLEVLVRNAGRLVSQKQLLQEVWGPSYGTETNYLRVYMAQLRRKLESDPSHPKHFITEPGMGYRFEQ
- a CDS encoding OB-fold nucleic acid binding domain-containing protein, with the protein product MSAGTRSEKPAGRFRRLLDRLSSSEEELQSAELQQDAQDAGCTRICDCDDRQIVKVTGTLRHVTLRPRAGVPALEAELFDGSAALDVVWLGRRSIVGIEPGRKLIASGRVSLSHGRRVLFNPKYELRPLGQE
- a CDS encoding DUF3159 domain-containing protein; protein product: MTSHDRPTTDADAAPDASADPTPGPADQGAQGAADGRKVTEAALFEAFGGVRGMVETVVPGLLFVTIFTVNKDLHISAIAALAVSLVLAAVRLIRRDTVKHAFSGVFGVAFGVVFAMMTGNAKDFYLPGMLYTLGLSLAYMLTTLAGVPLIGLILGPVFKENLSWRTRNPGRKKAYAKASWAWGLILFAKCAILFPLYWWADTTQLGWILIALKIPPFLLAVYLTWVFLAKAPPPIDVFAEMEAKEKAEQEAEERRRGEREVLDRVADDLYQGMAAEAAEEAADERPRRARHRR
- a CDS encoding potassium channel family protein; protein product: MRVAIAGAGAVGRSIAGELLENGHEILLIDKAPTAISVERVPLAEWLLADACEITSLDEAALQRCNVVIAATGDDKVNLVVSLLAKTEYGVPRVVARVNNPKNEWLFNESWGVDVAVSTPRLMSALVEEAVSVGDLVRLLRFSHGDANLVELTLPPEAALAGTRVGDVEWPEDTSLVTIIRGTRVLTPNKEDALEAGDELLFVAAQSREEQLEDLLSVRREDA
- a CDS encoding potassium channel family protein, with amino-acid sequence MHIVIMGCGRVGSALAQTLESQGHTIAVVDQDPTAFRRLGSSFGGRRVTGVGFDQDTLREAGIEEAGAFAAVSSGDNSNIIAARVAREMFGVENVAARIYDPRRAEVYQRLGIPTVATVRWTADQMLRRLLPSGAEPLWRDPSGGVQLAEVHTAASWVGHKISTLQEETGVRVAFLTRLGEAMLPTSQTVLQEGDLVHVMMRTDEVEKVEAAFATGPEGAHA
- a CDS encoding NAD-binding protein — protein: MVVCGDDALAHRLAAELRDVYGERVTLVVPSARERHRPRIPPPAGALERAGALLGRVSAAMTRTTPLPPEEAADGAEPPEETVRVLEAAQPDDAALIEAGIVEAGALALVYDDDELNIHAALRARRLNPRLRLVIRLYNRKLGQHLEELLDQAAAVAALGTEDAGDAEAVDASTTVLSDADTVAPALAATAVAGTSKVIEADGLLLRAVERAPVPPGRPGGPGLCTLALLSASANDPEEAPSSASGDEGPVLLPDDAAAAASVGCGTVVLETVSYTGRPVRPRGLRGRGAPLASLFSRRLRWSLAGVVGAVVALAVAGSLTTGEDPVHAAYLSLLDLFAINEPAIHDPTPRKVLQLLSGLTGLLLLPVLVAAAFEGLGTFRSASALRRPPRGLSGHVVLLGLGKVGTRVLARLHEMGIPVVCIEGDPDARGIALARRLRVPTVLGDVTQEGVLEAAMIERAATLLALTSEDTTNLEAALYGRSVKPRLRVTLRLFDDRFATAVYRTLRAAHPRALTRSRSVTYLAAPAFAGAMMGRQILGAIPVERRVLLVARVEVRGNMALEGRTVAEVLRPGRLRVLAVDTSAPDGPETDGAPAAPPPDAEREPAHLVHELGDGYVLRPQDRVLLVATRQGLGDLHARRPRPAGAGARQG
- a CDS encoding APC family permease gives rise to the protein MSKLTDVPKRILIGRALRSDKLGETLLSKRIALPVFASDPLSSVAYAPGEVLLVLSVAGVSAYSFSPWIAVAVVVLMFTVVASYRQNVHAYPSGGGDYEVANTNLGPKAGLTVASALLVDYVLTVAVSISSGVENLGSAIPFVVEHKTLCAVAIIVLLTLMNLRGVKESGKLFAIPTYVFVAGVFIMIIWGVIRGVVMGDTMKAPTADFTIHAEQGGLAGFALVFLLLRAFSSGCAALTGVEAISNGVPAFRKPKSKNAATTLALMGGLAVTMFCGIIGLAMATHVRMAETPAKDLFENGKPLGAGYTQDPVISQVASAVFGNGSFLFIVLAAATALVLFLAANTAYNGFPLLGSILAQDRYLPRQLHTRGDRLAFSNGIVLLAGAAAILVYLYGADSTRLIQLYIVGVFVSFTLSQIGMVRHWNRHLLTEQEPAKRRRMHRSRAINAFGAFFTGLVLVVVLLTKFTHGAWVALLGMVIFFVTMSAIRRHYDRVADEIAAEDTPDDDVVRPSRVHSLVLVSKVHKPTLRALNYAKLMRSDTLEAVSVDVDQADTKALREEWERRGIEVPLKVLASPYREITRPIIDYVKSLRRESPRAAVSVYIPEYVVGHWYEHLLHNQSALRLKGRLLFTPGVMVTSVPWQLDSSEAAKLRARKRAEWNAPGAVRRGPVAQPKKEKAATKK
- a CDS encoding class I SAM-dependent RNA methyltransferase; translation: MQAEPKKSLVGEEYEVEVGPVAHGGHCIARTDEGQVLFVRHALPGERVTARITDGEEGARFLRADAVSIHTPSKDRVEAPCPFSGPGKCGGCDWQHAAPGAQRRLKASVIAEQLERLAGLSPDDAHWDGTVEPAPGDKVAKGEVPAWRTRVQYAVDADGHAGLRKHRSHDVEPVTHCMIAAPEVSELGIEKREWPQIATVEAIAATGSHDRQVILTPKPGGRLPIVELDKPVSVLRIGEKDEQVHRVHGRPFVRERAAGRTWRVGNGGFWQVHPKAADLLVEAVMQGLMPKKGDMALDLYCGVGLFAGALAERVGDKGAVLGIESGKRAVEDARHNLQDLDRVRIEHGTVDQILPRTGITDVDLVVLDPPRAGAGKKTVAHLASLTPRRIAYVACDPAALARDLKYFSEAGYRPRRMRAFDLFPMTHHVECVVVLEKATKGA